One window of Trichoderma breve strain T069 chromosome 3, whole genome shotgun sequence genomic DNA carries:
- a CDS encoding mitochondrial branched-chain alpha-ketoacid dehydrogenase kinase domain-containing protein — MSWRASETLMDTIRHYAKFPATGVSLRQMVQFGDKPSTGTLFRASQFLAEELPIRLAHRVEELELLPDGLNDMPSVKKVKDWYAQSFEEITQLPRPRLAKDIKERLMKPAKFGSRGGYAQLSESTPNPSIDEGEASGWGRLHLNGNGHSNGNGYSTSSNGHGKARSVARRYFATVDDTGDWPPELQLYNQKFAQCLHKIKRRHDSVVTTMAQGILEYKRRRQRMQIDSNIQSFLDRFYMSRIGIRMLIGQHIALTDQSHHRDPTYVGVICTKTNVKELAQEAIENARFVCEDHYGLFEAPRIQLVCNPNLDFMYVPGHLSHMLFETLKNSLRAVVETHGMDKQEFPVTKVIVAEGKEDITIKISDEGGGIPRSAIPLVWTYMYTTVDRTPNLDPDFDKSDFKAPMAGFGYGLPISRLYARYFGGDLKLISMEGTPASALSIRSKLKSNSKREVTERRQVGDAEAVVNAPPSSFLHKDDKQL; from the exons ATGTCATGGCGGGCGTCCGAGACCCTGATGGACACCATCCGGCACTACGCCAAGTTCCCAGCGACTGGCGTGAGCTTGCGCCAGATGGTGCAGTTTGGCGATAAGCCGTCCACAG GAACCCTCTTCCGCGCCTCACAATTCCTGGCCGAGGAGCTGCCAATCCGCCTGGCGCACCgcgtcgaggagctggagctgctgcccGACGGCCTCAACGACATGCCCTCTGtgaaaaaggtcaaggactGGTATGCCCAGTCCTTTGAG GAAATCACCCAGCTCCCTCGACCGCGCCTCGCCAAAGACATCAAGGAGCGCCTCATGAAGCCCGCCAAGTTTGGCAGCCGCGGCGGCTATGCGCAGCTCTCCGAGTCGACGCCGAACCCGTCCAtcgacgagggcgaggccTCGGGCTGGGGTCGCCTGCAcctcaacggcaacggccacagcaacggcaacggaTACAGCACATCATCAAACGGCCACGGCAAGGCCCGGTCCGTTGCGCGGAGATACTTTGCCACGGTCGACGACACGGGCGACTGGCCGCCCGAGCTGCAGCTCTACAACCAAAAGTTCGCCCAGTGCCTGCACAAGATCAAGCGGCGGCACGACAGCGTCGTCACCACCATGGCCCAGGGCATCCTCGAGTACAAGCGGCGGCGCCAGCGCATGCAAATCGACTCCAACATCCAGTCCTTCCTCGACCGCTTCTACATGTCGCGCATCGGCATCCGCATGCTCATCGGCCAGCACATTGCCCTGACCGACCAGAGCCACCACCGCGACCCGACCTACGTCGGCGTCATCTGCACAAAGACAAAcgtcaaggagctggccCAGGAGGCCATTGAAAACGCCCGCTTCGTCTGCGAGGACCACTACGGCCTGTTCGAGGCGCCCCGCATCCAGCTCGTCTGCAACCCCAACCTCGACTTCATGTACGTCCCCGGCCACCTGTCGCACATGCTCTTCGAGACGCTCAAGAACTCGCTGCGCGCCGTCGTCGAGACCCACGGCATGGACAAGCAGGAGTTCCCCGTCACAAAGGTCATTGTcgccgagggcaaggaggacatcaccatcaagatCTCTGAcgagggcggcggcatcCCCCGCAGCGCCATCCCCTTGGTCTGGACATATATGTACACCACCGTCGACCGCACGCCCAACCTCGACCCGGACTTTGATAAGAGCGATTTCAAGGCCCCGATGGCCGGCTTCGGATATGGTCTGCCTATATCAAGATTGTACGCCCGCTACTTTGGCGGCGACTTGAAACTCATTAGCATGGAAGG AACCCCTGCCTCGGCCCTCAGCATCCGCAGCAAGCTCAAGAGCAACAGCAAGCGCGAGGTCACTGAGCGCCGGCAGGTCGGGGACGCAGAGGCGGTGGTGAATGCGCCTCCGAGCAGCTTCCTCCACAAGGACGACAAGCAGCtgtaa